The window GCCATTTTCTTAGAGCATACAGCCATCAGCGATCAGCTGTCAGCGTTAGTCGAAAAACGAAAACGTTCCATTCCGTTGGGCCTCAAGCTGATCACTGATGGCTGACAGCTGAAGGCTACGGAAAGAGGACCACCTTGCCGCACTGTCCTGAGTTGATCAACTCAAACCCCTGCGCGAAGTCTTTCATGGGAAAGGTATGGGTGATGATCGGTTTGATGTTGAGTCCGGCCTGGAAGAGACCGGCCAGGCGATACCAGGTTTTAAAGAGTCGGCGGCCTGTCACGCCGTATACGCGGATGCCCTTGAAGATAATTTCATTCGGCAGATCGAAGGACACGGACCCGGTGGGAATGCCGAAGAGCGTCACGCGGCCTCCGTTCTTCACGGCGCTGAAGGCTTGGTGCAACGCGGTCGGGTTGCCGGACATTTCGAGGGAGGCATCGACCCCTTCGCCGGCTGTGATCTCGCGAATGGCGGCGGCGATTTGTTCCGGGGTTTCGGTCTTGGCATTGAGCACGTGATCAACCCCGACTTGCGTGGCCAGGTTGAGACGGTAGGCGCTGACATCCGTGGCGATGATCAGGGAGGCGCCGGCTGTTCGTGCGACAGCGGCAGCAAACAATCCGGTCGGGCCACAGCCGGTGATCAGGACGGTCTGCCCCGTGAGATCTTCCACGAGGGCGGCATCGACGGCGTTCCCGAGCGGCTCTTGGGCACAGGCCAGTTCCGGTGGAATAGAGAGAGAAGTTTTCCAGAGCACGGCTTCCGGCAAGACCACGTATTCCGCGAAGGACCCGTCCAAATCGACTCCCAGGATGCGGTAATTTTTGCAGACATGCGCCTGTCCGGTGCGGCATTGGAAACAGTGGCCACAGGTTAAGTGCGATTCGGCCGCGACATAGTCCCCCACTTTGACTAAGGTGACCTCGGACCCGACCTCCACCACTTCGCCGCACATTTCGTGACCGATGATCCTGGGCGGGTGGATGCGGCTATGGGCCCAGGGGTCCCAATTGTAAATGTGGGCATCGGTCCCGCAGAGGGAGGTAGCTTTGACGCGGATAATGGCATCGGTGCGGCCCGGTTTCGGGTCCGGCCTGTCAGTGGCGGTCAATCCCGGTTGTGCGGATGTCTTGACGAGCGCACGCATGCCCCCATTGTATACTAGCTGCTCGATTCCGCCTACCCCGCCAGGATGCTGAAAAAGTCCGCCAGCTTCGTTCTCGGCTCATCGAAATCCTCAACGTACCCTCAGGGGTACGCCTCCGGTGCTTCCATCGGCTGCGGCCTTGCTGACGGCCTTTTTGAGCATACTGCGGAGGTGAGCAATTTCTCTCCAAGACGCGTAGGTCTTTGAAGTTCTGCCATGTTGCAATACGTTTTCGTCGTCTGCCAGGGTTGGAGGGACGACGAGGTTGCGCCAGGGTTCGCGAGATCGGTAGGATGCGACCTATGAAGGCGCTGCACCACCGAATCCTTGTGTTGTTGGCAGGGCTGTGTTGTGTGGCCAGCTCCCTCCTCCTCTCACCAGTTTTTTCAGCCTCCTTGCCGCAGCCTGTTTCTTCGTCCAGCTCTATGAAACGGTGGGTGCAGTTCGAGTTGAACCAACCGGAGTCGATGGGGGACCAACAGGCCGGCAAGCCAGTCACGCTGACGATATTTCTTCGTGGGTTGGCCATTGGGAGGGCTCCGGTGGTCGCGACCTGTGAATCGAAGGTGTTTTATACGCAAACGGTCACGCTTGAGCCGGATGCCGCGTCGCTGGTGTGGAAGGGGGCGGTCACGCTTGAGCCGATTCCGATGAGCCGGACTTCCGTGTCACCCAAGGCGGCGCGAGTCCAAGTGACCTTCTCGCGATCCCGTTCAGACAAAGCGGAACGATTTCTCCGGCGGGTGGTCTATGTCACGCTGGATCAGACGGAGCCGATGAGTGAGAAGCGTGAGTCGCTTCCTGTTCAGGGCGAGGCATTGCCGGGCGAGGGTGTCATTGTGGAGGAAGTGCAGCAGGCTGTGACGCCGGTTGTGGCCCACGCCTTGTTCGAGGAAGATCTAGGCTCGCGCGCCTTATCGGGAGAGAAGAAGGCTTATTGGCAGCAGGTAAGTCAACTCATCAACCGGAGTTGGGCCCGCCATGTCCGGGGAGTCCGGCATGCCCCTAGCGGCGAAACGGTAAAGGTCCGTTTCAAATTGTATCCCAACGGTCGGGCGCAGTTGATCGAGGTTGAGAAGGGTTCCGGCGCGCGTGAGATCGATGAAGCCGGAATTCATGCGGTGGTCCATGCTCAACCGTTTCCCTCATTTTCTGCCGAGCTGGGGGATGGGCCAGTCGATGTGCATGTCCGGATGCGAACCGGCCGTCGGGTCGGGCCCCTTGAAGTGGAGTCGGTCGGGAGCCCGTTGCAGGGCAAGTCCGATGGGCCGGGACAGCCGTTGAAGAAATAAACCATAACCAGTTCAGGCTCGTAGCCATATATTTTCCCAAGGAGGAGATCCATGCGGC of the Nitrospirota bacterium genome contains:
- the tdh gene encoding L-threonine 3-dehydrogenase, translated to MRALVKTSAQPGLTATDRPDPKPGRTDAIIRVKATSLCGTDAHIYNWDPWAHSRIHPPRIIGHEMCGEVVEVGSEVTLVKVGDYVAAESHLTCGHCFQCRTGQAHVCKNYRILGVDLDGSFAEYVVLPEAVLWKTSLSIPPELACAQEPLGNAVDAALVEDLTGQTVLITGCGPTGLFAAAVARTAGASLIIATDVSAYRLNLATQVGVDHVLNAKTETPEQIAAAIREITAGEGVDASLEMSGNPTALHQAFSAVKNGGRVTLFGIPTGSVSFDLPNEIIFKGIRVYGVTGRRLFKTWYRLAGLFQAGLNIKPIITHTFPMKDFAQGFELINSGQCGKVVLFP
- a CDS encoding energy transducer TonB; this translates as MKRWVQFELNQPESMGDQQAGKPVTLTIFLRGLAIGRAPVVATCESKVFYTQTVTLEPDAASLVWKGAVTLEPIPMSRTSVSPKAARVQVTFSRSRSDKAERFLRRVVYVTLDQTEPMSEKRESLPVQGEALPGEGVIVEEVQQAVTPVVAHALFEEDLGSRALSGEKKAYWQQVSQLINRSWARHVRGVRHAPSGETVKVRFKLYPNGRAQLIEVEKGSGAREIDEAGIHAVVHAQPFPSFSAELGDGPVDVHVRMRTGRRVGPLEVESVGSPLQGKSDGPGQPLKK